The Nocardia sp. NBC_01329 sequence TCGTCCTCGCCGTGGTGCAGAGTCCAATGCGCGCACGCCCATGCCTCCGCGACGCGCGCGACGACTCCGCCGACGGAATCGGTCCCAGGGGTTACGCCGGGCCGTGGACGCGGCAGGAGGCCCTGGACCGAACCATCGATCGCGTTGATCCGATCACCGATCTGTTCATATAGTTCGGGGGCCTCGTGTGGTGCCTCGATCCATCTGAGGTACAGGCCGGACAGTTCCCGTGCCAGCACAGCCATCGGGGCGCCGGACCCGGTGTGTCCCTGGACCGCGGCTATCAGCGCCTCCGGTGTGAGAATCGGCCGGCACTCATCGGTGGCGTCGGTTCCACCGCGCCATCGGCGCTGGACGTCGCCGACGGGCGCGCGCCTCGCTGTGGTCTCGGTGTGGGCCCCTGGTGTTGCGATGGTCATCGCCGATGCTCCGATCGGTCGTCGTACGGTATCCGGTTGGCTCAACACAGGCGGGCCGCGTTGCCGGGACGCCGACTGTCCGATGGTTGCCTGTGGGACGAGGTAGGCGTCCCGCAGGCAACCGCGAACCGCCCCTTCCCGGTGGGGCCGGCTCCCGTTTGTTCCGTCACTGTGCTCGGTCGCGGAGGACGGAACGAAATCTGCCCGGCGGGGAGCTGGGTGATCGCTCCGTTCGGGCTCGGGTGGTCAGAAGAACCAGTGCTCGGGTTCGCTTCCGTGTGGCACGATGCTGCTGAAGTTGCCGCGGAAGAATCCGAGTGCTCCGCCTTCGCGTGAGCAGAGATCTCGGACGGCGCCGAAGACGACTGTGTGGTCGCCGGCTTCGACAACCCGCTCGACGTCACAGTCCAGGTGAGCGAGAGCATGCGGAACGACCGGTACTCGATGACCGTCGTATTCGAGCCCGAGGCCGGCGAAGTGGTCCTCTCCGCGCTGAGCGAAGCGTAGAGCGATGGTCTGCTGGCGGCTCGACAAGATGTTGACCGCGAACCGCCCGGCCGCCACCACCGCGTCGGCACTGCGAGCTCCGCGGTTGAAACAGACCAGCAGCAGGGCCGGCTCCAGGGAGACGGAGGTGAGCGAGTTGATGGTCATGCCGTGCGGAACGCCGTCCGATTCGGTGGTGACCACGGCTACGCCGGTGGCGAACCTGCCCATCGTTCTGCGCATCGCGGAGGCGTCGACGGCCAGCGGTGTCATTGTCATCCTTCCTGCTCCTCGGGCGCCGGATAGCGGACTTCGAAGGTCAGCACGCCTTCGTCGGAGCGCCAAGGTCCGTGCGGCATACCCGGTGGCCGGCAGGCGTACTGACCCGCGCTGAACGTTCGATCGAGGCTCAGGTCCACGAATGAGCCCTCGAGGATATAGACCTCCTCCCAGAAATCGTGGCGCTGAACGCCCATCGGGGTGGAGTCGGCGCCGGGTGCGTAGCGAAGGATCCGAGTGGCGATGCCTGTCTGCGGGTCCTTACTCAGAATCCGCTCGGTGATCAGCGGGTCGCCACCCGGACAGATGGTGAATCCGATGTCACTGACCGGAAAGAATTCGAACTCCGGTTTACTCATGCCGACACCTCGCCCAGTTCGGCTACCGGCAGGTCCGAGACACCATAGGAGGCCAGGAACCGTTCGACCGTGCGTAACGAGCCGGCGTAGTCGAAGTTGCGGAACGCGTAGCCCTTCACGACGAATGGGGCACCGGCGTAGAAGAGTTCGTACTGCTGATGGCGGCCTGCGAATTCGCTTCCGATGGCGTCCCAGGCGAGTTTGAACAGTTTCACTCGTTCGACGGCTGAAATGTCGGGGCTGCTCACGTATCGGTCCATATCGTCGCGAGTCGGCTCGCCGATGAGCTCGTTGACACTCGACGGCACCTGCAGCACGCCACCGCCTGCGAGGTCGCGCACGATTTCGATCACCCGCGGGTGGATCTCGGATTGCAGGCCCATCGCGCCGTACAGGGATCCGGCGCCCGGCCTCCACAGCCCCTGTTCGTCCGGTGCTGCGGTATGTTCGGCGGCGAGTACCCCGGATTCCACGATGGAGACCAGTCCCGCGAGTTCACCGAGTTTCTCGACGACGCCGGGGAACTTGTCGACGCCGTTGACCGCGGCGATCTTACGGGCGATCCCCGCCAGGAACTTCAGCTTCGTCGCGAACCGGATCTGAGCCTGCCAGTTACCGAGTACGTGGGCGCCGGTGTCGAAGAACTGCTTCCGCAGCCCCGGCACATCCTTGTAGACGAAGACATTCTCCCACGGGATGAACACGTCGTCGAACACCAGCAAGGCATCGGTCTCGTCGTAGCGAGAACTGAGCGGATAGTCGAATTCACTCGTCACATTCGGGGCATACGGCCGTCGGCAGTAGAGCTTCAGCCCGGTCGCACCGACGGGGACCGTGAAACTGATCGCGAAGTCGGAGTCCTCGTCCTGCAGGGGTTTGATACAGGAGACCAGGATCTCGTCGGCGACCGCACCTCCGGTGGCGAGCATCTGAGCACCGCGGACCACAATGCCGTCCGCCCGCTCCTGCTTCACTCCCACCTGGATGAACTCGCCTTCCCAAGCATGCGCGGTGGTAGCGCGCGAGACTTGTGGCGGGATGATCGCGTAGGAGACATAGAGGTCGTTCTCGACGACTCGGCGGTGGAAGGCCAGAACATTGTCGCGGAGCCCGCGTTCTGCCGAGAACGCCTCGGGATGCAGCGAGAACGCGGAGACGAAGGCGCCGACATGATCGGGCGAGCGGCCCACCCAGCCGTGAGTGTGGTCGGCCCAGACCTGGGCCGCGGTGCGGTATGCCTCGAGGTCCGCCGCGCTGCGCGGTGGCAGGAACAGCCGGTTGACGGCGCGCCCGGTCGTCTCGTCGCTGACCTGCATCCCGTTGTACGGGTCGGCGGCGAGGTCGAACAGGTCGCCGATCGTTCGGGCGATCGGCGCGAACGCCGGGTGGTCGGCGACATTGCCCACCGGCACGCCGTCGACGATCACCTGACGGCCGTCGTCCAGTGCGGATAGATAATCGGTACCGGTGCGCATCAGCTGCTCCTGACAGTTACGTGGTAGTTGAATTCGATAGGCGCGTGACCGGGGACTTCGAGGCTCATACGCCAGTGTTCTCCGTATCGGAAAGCCCCGTCGAGCAACGGCATGGTTCCGCCGAAGAGGACCAGTTCGGATGTGTCCGCGGCCGGTCGGCCCCATGCGGTGAGGAGGTGGCCGATCGGCAGCACCGAAGCCAGGTTTCCCTCCTGGTAGAGGTCACCGTCGACCCAGCAGCGCGCCAGGATGTCATCCCATTCGACGATGCTCGGGTCGCTCCCCAAGTCGATGAGTGTGGATGCGATCGGCTTCGGGCATGCGGCTTTCGAGAGCTGGATGCTGCGGGTTTCGATCTCGCGATCGGTGTGGTCGGAGCCGACGGTGAGGTAGTAGCGGTGGCCGGCGTACAGGAGGACCGGTTCTACCTCGCCGGACGTCGATGCCCCGTCGACCTCGATCGCGGCCTCGGTCGTCAGCCGGTCGACAGCGAGTTCGTAGAACGCGGGAATGCTCTCGGGCCGCGGTACCCCGATGGCAGCGAGCTCGTCGACATGGTGTTCGACCGCGGCGGAATCTCGTCCGGTGTAGCCTCCCACGATGAATCTGGTGGGGGTGAAGGCCAGTGGCTGCCCGGAGTCGGTCCGCAGGTGGAGCCGAGTGGTACTGGTGGTCATGAGCCCTCCACTGATGGCGATCCGATGACGGGCCATCGGCGGTCCGCCAATGCCGGGAATTCGGCGCGCACCCGCTGCGGCAGCGTCGGGTCGAGGTCGGCGAAGGTGAAACCTTCGTCGGCGCCGGCTTCGACCAGCACTTCCCCCCAGGGATCCACGATCCGGCTGTGGCCGCCGAGGGCCACTCCCTGTTGTTCGCCCACGGCGTTACAGGCCAGCATCCACGACTGCTGTTCCACGGCGCGGACGCTGGTGAACAGGCGCCAGTGGTCCAGGCGGGCAGCAGGCCAGGCCGCACATACGGCCAGCAGCTCCGCACCCGAATCGGTGAGACTGCGGAACAACTCCGGGAACCGCAGGTCGTAGCAGGTGGTGATACCTGTGGGTAGCCCGGCGACAGGGTCGACGGTCACCGTCGTGCCCGGCGTGAGCAACTCTTGCTCACGGGAGCCGTAACCGAAGACGTGCACCTTGCGGTATGTGCTCCGGACAGAGCCGTCGGGGGCTACGACCACGGACGTGTTGTACAACCGGCCGAGCTCGTCGATCTCGACGATGCTGCCGAGATGCACGGATACGTGCAGAGCTGCCGCCCAATCCCGAGCGGCTGTCACAGTCGGTCCGGTGAGCGACTCGGACATCGCGGGATAGTCGTCGAACGCGAAGTATCCGACGTTCCACAGCTCGGGCAGGACCAGCAGATCCACCGCCCGCAACCCGGACTCACGGCCGATCGCGGCGTCGACGCGATGCAGCCGTGCGGTCACGGACTCGTCGTCCGGACTCGCGATTTGAAACAGTGCTACGCGCATAGCGCAACTCAGACCTTTCTGGATGGCAACCGAGGACGGCACGCGAGCCGGTGACAAGCGGTGGTCACCGGAACTCGCGTCCGGGCGGTGTGCCGGCATTGCGCAGGTGGGCAACGAGTTCGTCGTTGAATCGCTGCCCGATGCGCTGCACCGCGTGCGGGCTGCCCTCGAAGACGACACGCTTTGCCGACAGTGCCTCGGCCAGGGCATCGGCGACATCCTCGAAACCGGGGGTACCGCCACCGGTGACGACGAGCTTGGGAAACGTCGTCTTCGACAGTTTCTCCAGCGGAACACCTGTATCCCAGGGCCTTTCGGTGGTCAGGTTGCTCAGTGCCTCGGCGAGAGGAGCCGGCAGCGGCGACGGCAGTGCCATATCGACGCCGAGCACCCGGAGGAAACCTTGCCCGAAGGACTCCAGGTCGGTTGTATCGGCCGTATCCCAGTGCATACGTAGCGCGGCGGACAGGTGGTCCGCCGCGGGCCGGCCCGCGCCGTTGGGGAGGGCGGGTGGTTCGATCACCGTGAGCGACCAGACCTTGTCCGGGGCGAGGGCGGCCGCCCGCAATGCCACGACACCACCCATCGAAGTTCCGACGAGGTGGGCACCGTCGCCGAGCAGCTCGGCGATTTCGGCCGCGTCCCGGTCCGGATCGATTTTCGGCGTACCGGGACTCGGACTGTAGCCACGCCGATACGGCGCGATGATCTGGAATCGGTCGGCCAGCACACGCTGCTCACCGAACGCGGCAGCGGCCGAGTTCAAGCTGCCGTGCACCATCACGATGCGGGGTCCGGAGCTACCCCACCGCTCTGCAGCAAGTTCGGACATCGTCGTCTCCCTTCTCACTGCTGCGAGGCCGCGGCGGCCTCGGCCTCTGCCCGCGCGAACACACCACGATCGATGTCCAGTCGGCGTGACTTGAACTTCCACCCCTCGCTGGTACGTACGGCGATATCTGTGTAGATACCGGACGCGATGATGAACGGTGGCTTCTCGACCTGCAGTTTCGTGACCGCGCTGGTGACAGTCGCGGTATCGCCGTCTCCGTTGACGACGTAGTTCGTCATCAAATGCCGGGCGCCGTCTTCTTTGCCGGCGGTGATATGGCCGTTGATGAACTCCCGGATGGCCTCGTGTCCGACGAAAGTGCCATAGGTGGCGACGAACTCCCCTTCGGGGATCCATGCGCCCACCCAGGCATCGACATCGTGGTTGTCGAGCGCCCTCATCTGCGTGTTCGACAGCTTGATGATCGCCAATTCATCTGCAATGGGCAGGGACATCTGAGTGCTCCTATGTCGCGGGGATTGCTGTATGACACCCACCACACTACGACACTAGTATTCGGTATACAAGTGTGTGGCGTGTGGAATCTGGAATACAGGGCTGGTAGCCTGTGAGCATGGCGAGATTGGGCGGCATCACGGCGGTTGAACGGCCACCGACACTTGGTCGGCGCGCCTACCTGCAGATCCAGCAAGCGATCAGGGATGGCAGCCTCACCCACGGTGAGCAGTACTCCGAGAACGAGCTGGCCGAATCGCTCGGCATGTCGAGAACGCCCGTCCGGGAAGCACTCCTCACGCTCAATCGTGAAGGAATCATCACCGTCGAGTCCCAGCGCGGGTTCCGGCTCCGTGAATTGTCCGAGGCCGAGCGCCGCGAGATCTTCGACCTGCGATCACTACTCGAGAGTTTCGTGGCGAGCCGACTGGCACTCAACGCCACAGCCGACGATATCTCGCGGCTGCGCGGGCTCGTCGACGCACAAGAAGGCCTCGGTGAGGGACAGCAATCGGAGTTCCTGGCGCTCGACGAGCAATTCCACCTTCTCCAGTCCGCGACACTCGGCTTGGAACGCACCCACTCGACGATGGTCGGCCTACGTGGGGCTATGTGGCTCATC is a genomic window containing:
- a CDS encoding alpha/beta fold hydrolase, which codes for MSELAAERWGSSGPRIVMVHGSLNSAAAAFGEQRVLADRFQIIAPYRRGYSPSPGTPKIDPDRDAAEIAELLGDGAHLVGTSMGGVVALRAAALAPDKVWSLTVIEPPALPNGAGRPAADHLSAALRMHWDTADTTDLESFGQGFLRVLGVDMALPSPLPAPLAEALSNLTTERPWDTGVPLEKLSKTTFPKLVVTGGGTPGFEDVADALAEALSAKRVVFEGSPHAVQRIGQRFNDELVAHLRNAGTPPGREFR
- a CDS encoding cupin domain-containing protein produces the protein MSKPEFEFFPVSDIGFTICPGGDPLITERILSKDPQTGIATRILRYAPGADSTPMGVQRHDFWEEVYILEGSFVDLSLDRTFSAGQYACRPPGMPHGPWRSDEGVLTFEVRYPAPEEQEG
- a CDS encoding flavin reductase family protein, yielding MTMTPLAVDASAMRRTMGRFATGVAVVTTESDGVPHGMTINSLTSVSLEPALLLVCFNRGARSADAVVAAGRFAVNILSSRQQTIALRFAQRGEDHFAGLGLEYDGHRVPVVPHALAHLDCDVERVVEAGDHTVVFGAVRDLCSREGGALGFFRGNFSSIVPHGSEPEHWFF
- a CDS encoding GntR family transcriptional regulator, which produces MARLGGITAVERPPTLGRRAYLQIQQAIRDGSLTHGEQYSENELAESLGMSRTPVREALLTLNREGIITVESQRGFRLRELSEAERREIFDLRSLLESFVASRLALNATADDISRLRGLVDAQEGLGEGQQSEFLALDEQFHLLQSATLGLERTHSTMVGLRGAMWLIGFEALKLPRRYAAVVAEHRAIVDAIEAGDPERAAEAAREHLANTAAVSL
- a CDS encoding DUF2848 family protein, encoding MTTSTTRLHLRTDSGQPLAFTPTRFIVGGYTGRDSAAVEHHVDELAAIGVPRPESIPAFYELAVDRLTTEAAIEVDGASTSGEVEPVLLYAGHRYYLTVGSDHTDREIETRSIQLSKAACPKPIASTLIDLGSDPSIVEWDDILARCWVDGDLYQEGNLASVLPIGHLLTAWGRPAADTSELVLFGGTMPLLDGAFRYGEHWRMSLEVPGHAPIEFNYHVTVRSS
- a CDS encoding nuclear transport factor 2 family protein, encoding MSLPIADELAIIKLSNTQMRALDNHDVDAWVGAWIPEGEFVATYGTFVGHEAIREFINGHITAGKEDGARHLMTNYVVNGDGDTATVTSAVTKLQVEKPPFIIASGIYTDIAVRTSEGWKFKSRRLDIDRGVFARAEAEAAAASQQ
- a CDS encoding 4-hydroxyphenylacetate 3-hydroxylase family protein: MRTGTDYLSALDDGRQVIVDGVPVGNVADHPAFAPIARTIGDLFDLAADPYNGMQVSDETTGRAVNRLFLPPRSAADLEAYRTAAQVWADHTHGWVGRSPDHVGAFVSAFSLHPEAFSAERGLRDNVLAFHRRVVENDLYVSYAIIPPQVSRATTAHAWEGEFIQVGVKQERADGIVVRGAQMLATGGAVADEILVSCIKPLQDEDSDFAISFTVPVGATGLKLYCRRPYAPNVTSEFDYPLSSRYDETDALLVFDDVFIPWENVFVYKDVPGLRKQFFDTGAHVLGNWQAQIRFATKLKFLAGIARKIAAVNGVDKFPGVVEKLGELAGLVSIVESGVLAAEHTAAPDEQGLWRPGAGSLYGAMGLQSEIHPRVIEIVRDLAGGGVLQVPSSVNELIGEPTRDDMDRYVSSPDISAVERVKLFKLAWDAIGSEFAGRHQQYELFYAGAPFVVKGYAFRNFDYAGSLRTVERFLASYGVSDLPVAELGEVSA
- a CDS encoding carbon-nitrogen family hydrolase gives rise to the protein MTARLHRVDAAIGRESGLRAVDLLVLPELWNVGYFAFDDYPAMSESLTGPTVTAARDWAAALHVSVHLGSIVEIDELGRLYNTSVVVAPDGSVRSTYRKVHVFGYGSREQELLTPGTTVTVDPVAGLPTGITTCYDLRFPELFRSLTDSGAELLAVCAAWPAARLDHWRLFTSVRAVEQQSWMLACNAVGEQQGVALGGHSRIVDPWGEVLVEAGADEGFTFADLDPTLPQRVRAEFPALADRRWPVIGSPSVEGS